Below is a genomic region from Oreochromis niloticus isolate F11D_XX linkage group LG13, O_niloticus_UMD_NMBU, whole genome shotgun sequence.
tccacccttttccggctgagaaccatggcctcagatttggaggtgctgatcctcattcccgctgcttcacactcggctgcgaaccgctccagtgcgagctggaggcagttaaaaacctttctgtttaaactcgcttttggttaattttgttttgttttggattttaatgtctgttttctgcctctgtaaagcacttcgtgatttttatcttgaaaggtgctttataaataaaattttacttacttacttactacaTTCTTGCTTTTACACACATGAGGAAATAGGACTAAAAATACCTGAATTGAAAAATGAATATGTGTAGCCCAGTACTTTTATCCACAGAGTACAGATTGTAGTAGGATGTCTCTACAAAGGCTGGCCTGAGTAAACTGCAGTGTTGGAGTTTTACAAATCTTTATGCATTTACACGGAGCCTTTAGATCATGATGGATGCAGATTCTGGGTCTTTGCATGGACGCGTGGTACTCTTTAGTATTCTTGTATTTAACAACCTGCCGATAATCAATCTGTCACCAACTGATTTGGAATCATAAATTCAGATGTGATTAATGAGAGATGATGTTGTAGTATATAAACTGAATGAGACATGATGAGGAGTATATTCATGTGCTGAGCTGCAGCATATAAATGGATATACAGCATGAAGTGATTAGAATGGTCCAATAATGCCTGAAATTCCTGAGAATTTTCCTGAGAATATGATTCAAAATATCCAACCCTGGAAGTTCACAGTTGGAAATTAGAGCAGAAACAGTGCAGAGAGGTTAGATAAGTATAATTCAACTAATTTGATTATGTGAGGTTTGTATTTGACCTGCGAGGCCACGCTGCCAACCACGCCTTCAGTGGAAGTGGGATCAACATTCGGACTAAAAGCAGTCCGAGCTGGACGAGGCTCCCTGACACAGACATCCTGTACCTGGTCTGGTAATATTATTACAGAAGACCTACAATTGACTAAAAGCACACGTTTATGATAAAGTTGTTATATAACTGAGGATAATGTAGTGAAAGTAAATGTGTGAATGGAATTATCATGTATATCATGTCTGGCTTGAATTCACCACCTTCGTTTCCTCCTGTTTCCAAACTGCTCACAAACACAGATCAGAATTTCTGCacttgtgtgtttgcacaaataatattttctttaaaaaaaatcagttttcaaCAACATGTCATTTTTAAAGAATAATGGTTCCTCAGGACTTACAACAAACGTGTCATATGAGAACTTGTGTCTATGGAGAAGATGCTGAAGAAAGTTGGAGCTCTTATAACTGGGGTCTCCCCACGGCATGGCTGAGCACACTGGACATACCTGGAGGGACGAGCACACAGCCATTAAAGGACACACACATCACAGGTGCAGCAGACAGATACATGACAGGGGAAGCTGTGATATAAAACAACTAGATGAGTCTGTGTGGGCCTTCTCATAGAAACCCATGCGTTTCTATAAAGTGCTTTTCTGGTCTGACTGAGCTTCCAGCTTCTCTCTGGACTACAGGCCATGTTTAACACTGTATCTACTGCACATACACAGTTAGTTTAAGACCTCTGCAAACACAGAGAAACCTGCTTGGTGAGAAGCAGCAGTTGTAACTACTGCACCATCATACTGCCTGCACAGGGTTGAGGTGAGGAGGGAATATACATCCAGCTGAACAAGAGAGCCACACAACattaaatgttaacattaaATTAGTGGGTGTTGTAATCTGGAAATCTATGTTCTGTACTGCTCCCCACCTTACAGCCGTTAATAGCTCTCAGTAACCTCAGGAGGAATTCAGTGGGAGCAGGAACAAAGACCAGGAACAGAACTGTAACTCCGAGTCAACATGGAAAAGATTCCAAGATTTCCTAATGATTCCCGGAGACGTTTGTGCGGCTGTTTCATGGACAGATTAAAGGGCAATTCTGTTCAAGACACCCAGAAATAATCTAGATCATGATGACGTTATCCTAATACAAACACGGTTTAACAGTCTAGTGTAGTCGCCACTATCTCACCACTTTATTTGGGTCATTACGATGGTTTTCCATACAGTGCTTCACCAGTTCCTGCTGGTCCAGGTTTCTGGCCCCACAGAACGGACACACAAATGTTGACCGGTTTGGAATATTGCTGCATAtaaaaggacacacacacacacacacacacacacacacacacagtaattaTCACAAGGCTGGGCAAAGCTGacatgtgtgcatttgtgtcacAGGGAAGCTGAACATGCACagaatgtgttttgtgttttccttaATCCAGGAAAATAAGGATCTACGGTGAAGATGTTGGAAAATGTGTCGAACAAATTTGAACTTATATTTGGAAATTTTCACTTGTAAAATGTTTTCACACACAAAATGTTTCAAATTTAcagttacagaaaaaaacattcacaAACGTGATATTTACACAAATATACTGAGAGCTACAGTTCTGTGATCACAGCCTCTCAAATCAGAAATGCTCAGCTGTGGGTCACACATGTGCACTTTGCAACACTTCATGGGTTAAATGTGACCAAACTGCACATGCAATGCTGTACTGAGCTAACACCAAGGCTAGTACTGCAGATACCAGTACTGTTAAATAATATAAAGACACTTTGAAGTATAACAGCAGGGGAGATATAACCAGTAGAGCAGTGTGTCAAACCACTGTCAGTTTGCAGATCTCAACACATCTTAATGGCCACCAAATCACTCTGTTTATCATGTTCTACAGCATTTAGTTACCACAGGAAGTTGGATTTTGTGGAGAATGTCAGTGTGCCggtctctgaagcactttgGGTCAACTTCAGTTGTGTTATAGGCTCTAAATAAAATAGATGTGACGCAAAAGTTCAGGCGTTTGGTGCGTGTTTGAGGTCTATTTTTGCAtttccaaacaaaaaaaatgtattaatttaacACAATACAGTGGGCTCTATACTGAACCCGGAGGCTAGAAGGAAAGTATTGATCTTAATCTTTTACCAGCAGTGTCACTGAtgctatcgatatttggattgaTCCGCCCACCTCTGAAGGCTGTTACACACCAAatgtgttacaataaaaaacatGATCCAAACTTGCTGTGTGATGTATATGTACAGTGAACGTGCTGCAGTTTTGCACTGTGAAGAGAATGAAGTGGACATCAAACGATGATAACGTGGTGCTGatacaagaaaagaaagaaaccagcggcgtttttagcccatttttgggggtgcttcagaatcaaagcacccccaagggtttcttactttttttgacagtatttgctgtttttgtgacacactactaaaaatataaaaagcatacagtacttggttgagacgcaatattttaacaacaaaagtatagatacccccccccaaaaaaaaatggtttgtgCCAGCTCGCCTCTCCCCTGCTCAcaggttaaaagaaaagaaaaactctgcAGAGCCatattagtatctgcagtaaagatcttttACACATTGTCCCATAGGCAAAGTTGCAtccatttttataattttttgaatgaatattttgtacatttgtacatttcaaggacctttctgtttttggagtgtatttttatgtatctgtattatattatacatacacattaaaagtgaatctctgtccaaaaatgctctcagtttacttttactcattatgagcatcattcattattctcccccagtaattaaggttagaattagagatggcacgataccacttttttatgtccgataccgatatcataaatttggatatctgccgataccgatatgaatccgatatagtgtgttttttaatcaataaaactgtttttttaatatcttgctgcattttgtataagttcatactccagtctaaataaacaacaacactaaagctattctgttatacctgcatgcaaaaaatacactgcagccaaaatatttcatagttcagcaacactgatcaatctaataaacttaaacctgctccatccttcctattctggtattttaaagagtacttagcagaaatattaagcaacctaactaatagggttgcaaactcccagcaaaaaaataaatagggaaccaccccccaccctccacctcatgatgcttaattgatgtaatcaactttaatttgatgcagtgtgaaaaaaaatgcacagaaataaattatttttcaagaataattaaatagattcaacatctttcttcaacagaattgcagactgcacagatggtaccttcccaaaggaaaaagtactatagcttactagggtatattagacttaacagttactatatacagtaatggacttctatacattttacatcagattaaaactttgggtgtaagattcagataattatttattaaaagcgagacattttaaatgagaataagaaagaaaagtatgtctttgtgcccccttttccctgttcatgccctatcggcccccctggctacactttgctagatccgcccctgcacagttaccagccgtcagctacgtagaaaaggatcctggtgtagaaagtaatattaaataaattctaacaacagcttatcaagcttaaacgtgctgctgttgttcagccgctggtttcctctttctggtgcaaagtgggccaaaaacaaagaagagagacggactcacgacagaaaagccgatcagctgatcattgatcagtttcacgattgaagtagcagcaggagagggagagagagaggcagtcgctccatatatcggttgttaagcttaacatgggaacgctttataaacattcagagatgaacttacacacttgctttacttctctctgggataacttcctcggagatgaaatgctggtttggtagcgaggctacaaatacacacaggcgctctatcacgtgagcacactgctccgacgtgctacggttatgagccgagttacgccgtgtcgcaagttttgtgaggtgcttttttgatatttaatggatcggattacattttttatttctcgccaatatccgatccagtaatttaggtcagtatgaaccgataccgatacgtaatatcggatcggtccatctctacttagaatatgtatttttttattccaatccattctccttttgcagcatttaaataacctttatcagatttgatggttttgttacagacttttcaaaaagtattttgctTTCTCAAAtgtgggattaaattgtgttaaaatgtacaaaacagtgatgtcatgttttgtgatgagcacccaggcacagagagacttgatgaatttaagaatcttatgatttaataaagaaatttgcagacttgcacagagaaggtaaaattatgatgaccgATAATgaagatgaagacaacagacgacgaggacagggaggaacaggggtttaaatgcaccgaggagtaaagtttatcttgcctggctgggcagctctcagcacccccaaagctctgatcctagaatcgcccctgcaaGAAACTGAGACACTGGTCCTTCCAACTGACACaagcaggcagcagcagggagaatttcatggtttgatcaagcagctgaagctgtatcGTGGCCAGGTTCGTCCGTATTTCAGGATGTTAGTGGGGCACTTTGAACACTTGTTAGCAGAGTTGGCAGAAATCGTTTCAGAGAGCTGACTGACCCGCAGCAGCAGCTAGCTGAATGTCTCAGACAACAGTATTATTGCACACTGCTATTTACACTACCAGTGTGCAATCTGAGTTACGAGTGTACTTGTTGCCAAATGCAATGGTCTGATTGGTCACATCTGTTTCTTTGGATCTAAAAGATCCAAAATATCGAGCTTGGTTCTAAGAAGTGCCTCAAATCTGTCCAGTGAAATGATGTGGTTGGTGTGAACGGCTGCATTCAGATTAGGTGATTAAAGTCGCTCGGACTTGCATACATGCTCAGCTCAGTGTTTTCACAGCTGTGCTGGAACAtgaactgttcccacaaagttggcaCCATGAATTTTCCAAAATATCTTTGTATCCTGAAATATTAAGTTTCACTGCACCGAGTCCAACAAAACCTCATAATTATGAACAAAATTTGTGTGACAAGTTTGCAGCTCAGAGTATATTTGTGTAAATATCCATCTACATGTTTGTGAATGTTTTTTCAAGttcacatttttattcacattCTCACGTTATTCTTCAAGCACTGACCTTCACGGCCTACATGCACAACAGTGTCTCAAATCATCCGAATACTTCATTTCAAGTTTGAGGAAAACACTATTCAGAGTACGAGTACCATGTGTCTCTAAACCTAGTTAGTTAAATCATGAAGAATAGTGCTGACTGTACAGCCGTCCATATGATGCTGATGGACACACTCCACAGGCCACGAGCTGCTGCTGAAGAgacttcagctttatttatatagcaaatcacaacaacagttgacTCCAGGCGCTTTATGttgtgaggtaaagaccctacaataatacagagtaAGACCCAACAGTCAGACCCTATAAGCAAGGACCTGGgaacagcgggaaggaaaaactcccttttaacaggagaaACCACCAgctgaaccaggctcagggaggggcggctatTTGGATGCAACTCAAACATCACAACAATCATTGTGGCGATAGAGACCTGCTGCTTGGTCTAAGGTGTTTTGTCCCTCCTCCAGGTTTCAATAAtggcagtttttatttttgtgaaggAGACCCACTCAGGACTCCTGCAGTGATGCTACTGTCCCGTACAGTCCACTGACATCACATTTTCTCATCACCTTGGATCACTTGGAACTAAGGGAGTGATCAGGGTCAGGGCCCAACTACAATCTTcaataaaaaggaaagttttacaCCTAATCTTAACAGTGGAGATGCTGTCTGCCTCCCATATACAAAATAGGAGCTGGTTCCACTGAAGATATGCTGAGAACCACAAATAAGTCAGCACTCTGGAAGTGAAGCACAGTATGGATGACAGCATGAGGTCTTTGAGATGGGGCCTAATTATTAAGACCCTGTATGTGAGGTTTAACAGGAGGTCAGAGAAGCCAATGTGACAGAAACATGTTCTCTCTTTCTTGTCCCTGTGAGTACTCTCACTCCTTTATTCTGCGGCTGGATGCCTCAAACAGAGGACTAGGGCCCGTTTTGTCCCACCAGGTAGGGGGTCGACCGCTCAGTTGTGCACATCAGCCAGAAGTTGTCAGAAAGAGAGTCCGACCTCTTGGGACGCCCACTCACACTCTGTTTGGATCACAGCCTGTTCCACCTGGTGGTATCTGACTCTCTAGCTGTTTACATTCAAGGTGGCCCATTGATCCGGGCCACAGAGAGTGGTAGCTGTTTCCTCTCCTGGATGTAGCACCTGATTACAGTGCATAAACTTGCTGAGCATGTTATTACTGTGCTTAACTGACCAGCCCACTCAGCTGACCTGAACTCCacagagggtctacactgtagaCTCTGTAGACTCTACAGGGTCTTATGTAGAGAAAGATCAGAAACACCTTCCCTAAAAGTACACACTAGCTGAAAGGTAGCATCAAAGCAGCCTCAGTAATCTCCACACTGCCACACTGGACCGATGCAATAACTCTCTATATGTAAAATCATTGTTGACATTaggaaatgtttaattattttgaaataatgGATTCTGATTTGTATGAGTTATACTTGATAGTGATCAAAAATACCACAAAGAAACGTAACtagattaaaacacacacacacacacacacacacacacacacacacacatatgtctGTGTGGCTCATAGGAGATGGAGTCTTTTCTTCCTTTGCTACTTTGACATCGTGAAATTTTTTCTGAAACTCATCTAAAAACACTGAGCTGAGCATGTATGCATGCAGGCATGTATGCATGCAGGCATGTATGCATGTATCAGCTGTGCTGCATGAACATGGTCGTAGTGTGAGTACCTTGGTATAGGTTGGGAGGTGGGCACCACAGGAACAAACTTGGGACAGTTGGCCATCTGCTCCTGCACCTTAGAACAGGAAGCAATGTGGGTCCTCATCTTTACTAGAGCCACCTGAAAGCATACACACACCTGGGGTTATTACTGTATACTGTACATGTACGTAAAGAGTCACAGTGACACTGCATGGAGGAGGGCGTTTAGTCACACTTTGTGTCAGAGGCTCTGCTCTTCACTTCTATTCATCTTACTCTGAATCTCAGACTGTCGTCCATTTTTATACTGATTTTCATTTCAACCATTCTGACTTTTGACAGGTTTACTTCCTTTTTCAGTTTCACAGTTTGACGTGCATAAATGGCCAAAGACTAAcactataaataaaaaagaaaagatttataTTCACAGTATGACTTGTGCAACAAATAATATTTGTAATAACACGATGGGGGTCTTTAATCTGTTAGAACAGTCATTATCTACCTTCTTGTTACAACCCCTGCAGGGTGCTTTAAATGAAGCCAGCTGCTTCTCCACACTGGAGGACCGCTCCACCTTCTTGGGATCGAAGGGCACGCGACAGAGAGGGCAGAGAGGTGACGTCACCTGGAGACAGGGCTGCAGACACTCCCCACAAAACCTGGAAAAGCAAACAGCGAACAGCAAAGGTAACATTTTTACTCAGACCAGCAGAGCGCTGCTGGCTCCTCTACTGTCAGTCTAGTTTTAATCCATCTTCAAAGGATTTCTTTTACAATTAGGCTGTTTTTAAGTTTCCTGGGTAAGTAAATAACAGTCATATTTCTATTATTCATCAATGCTTTGCAGTCGgactaaaacagaaaaaaaaaaaactaaagaagtTCCATTTGCAGTTCATTCAAAGCTGTTGTCAAATATTTAGCTGAGCTCAGGTAGCAGTAAAACTCAGAGACAGGGAAACTCAAAGGAAACCATCCAAATTTGTGCTACAAGCACTTAATGATCAGATGGTTGTTGCTattcttcttgtttgtttattcatttccCTTCTTCCTTCTCGTACTTGACCAAGGACTGAACAAGTTAAACAAACTTGCACAGCACTGCTTCAGTTTAAAGAAGAAGCCAGGACAGAAACCGCATCATGCTGCTTTGCATACACCTGCACAGAGAGCATGCTGACACTCGACAAGAACCCAGACCGACGTTACAGCTGAGTGCCGACCCCAGCCCAGCACCCAGAACTTCAACAGATAACTATCAAttttaataaacttaaaaaaaaatcaagatgtAGCCCTGTGTTTATGAGCTCATGAACAATATTTTACATAAAGGATCACAGCTACAAGCATCTGATTTAAagatacaaggtcttaaataatcaggccccatcttatcttaatgaccttgtagtaccatatcaccctattagagcacttcgctctcacactgcaggcctacttgttgttcctagagtatttaaaagtagaatgggaggcagagccttcagttttcaggcccctcttctgtggaaccagcttccagtttggattcaggagacagacactatctctactttcaagattaggcttcaaactttccctTTTGCTGAATATGTACATGGATGCTGttgattaataacaagtattgctaaatcatacttgttattaatctttgTCTCTAacaggtttcttcttgttaaaagggagttcttccttcccactgtcgccaaagtgcttgctcatagggggtcatatgattgttggggttttttctctgtatgtattactgtaggatctaccttacaatgtaaagcaccttgaggcgactgctgttgtgatttgctgtgtaaataaaatgtaaatgaactgaactgaaaggataagattgtcatggtcctgggccacgttggcccagtattcttagttttcatgtattttgttccttatttaggccatgcttcctgagttgctctgttacgttgtttccttatgtgtttttccccttgtgactcttaccccctgtgtgcccctctgtgtatctgtgagccctcgtctctccttgtgttttattccatgttttacccagcccgttatgtctgtgctctccccgtgctctctctcctcctgtctgaacctctgtgcacttcctgttttactttgacagtctcccgtcagtgttgcgTTCACTCCCGTtgtgtcttgttatgattatcagtgtcacctgtgttccccgtgtgctcccacttccctcgttaaccctctgtgtatttatgtctgcctctccctcagttctgtgtcgcgttctccctcatggctgtgtGATTCTCCCTGTGGCTCCTTGtgctttagttttcccagtttagttttgtattgtttatcgTGTCCCCCTataccagcaataaagctgtgtttttgagtTTACCTTTGTCTCTgcgagtttgcgtttgggtccttctcTTGCCTACACACAGCCGCACTGTGACAAAGATGCTGGACATTAAACAATACACAGTATTTAAAATGAGCTCAGTCTTAAACATATGAAgcactaatattaatttatttaacatGGGGACACACTCGGGCATATTTTTCTGcagaataattatttttattcttcatAATAGTTTTTTGTGTACTGAGGTTTTTTTAATAGTGTTTCATAAATTAAAAGGAATGGTCTGTAAAATTCCTCCACTGCTTGTTATTTTCAACTAATAATAAATGCTTGGTGAATGGTGTCACTGCATTCAGCACCCGGTTACATCAGTCAGAGGTCactgaaattaatattaaatccGTGTACAACTAAACAGTGTCAGAGTTTGtcgttttctctggtccccttcCCAGTCAGAGCAGCAGGGACACGTTTAGCTCTCACTTCTAGAAATCTGACCAACTTTATTAAAACCTCCAAAATGTGACAATCCAGAgatgggaccaggaagcagagtagTCTGGCATCTTCTTTGTGTTGGATTACAGTGAGTAGATGCAGACTCACACATCCTCTCTTCATGTCATCAGTAAAGAGCGGTTTACTGGAGGACACCCGGCCTCATAAAATTTGTGTTTGATTCAATTTAATGGagtatttaatacattttatttaatggAAGTATATAAACCAAACTACAGATATTTCACAGCCAGGACATCACAGAGCATTAATAAGTCGGCTATAACAGAAGACTAATATTCTGCACCGTGTATAATATGAGAGGAGCATCCCTGAGTCACTGCAGTAGGACAGTAGCAGAAAAACACCACAGTCCTGATGTAAACAGGACTATATGATATTTATGTTGACAAAACATACATAAAATAAGCCTTGattatgtgtttctgtgtgttgctATTGAAATGATTTCTATCTCAGCACACTAACGAGCTGACATTTCTTTACCAGCCTCTTCAACACTGTAAGAAATAGATTGCAACAGACCTTTACTGGCCAAGTGTCTCTAACAGTCTATTCAAAAATGGAAACAGAAATGATGACAACCAGATGCCGAAGATCTAAAATTattcttcaaagctgcagagagTGATGCACACGATGGGACATCGCACTGAAAGTTCAGCTTAGAAGgagggaagaaaagaaagaaatcaactCAATCAAAGAACAGAGACCCAGCAAACGTGACAGGAAGGAAAAGGATTCAGGGCACTGGATTTATCCAGAGAGCTCCCAAAAACTCCTGGAAACACTCAAGAGTGTCAACAGAACATCAGTACGAAATGGGCTGTGCAGCATCTCATTCCTAAGAAGACCAAGGTTAGGACCAAGTCAAGAAAAGAAATATTGTTGACCATTTTGAGATTGAAGTTGAAAATTTgacaaaaaagtgtaaaaactaagacttttttaaaagcagactATCGTTGTTGTTCACAGAGTCCGAGGGTGTAGCAGCTCTGTTCGTCTTAAACAACAACTGTAATCTCCACATGTGGAACCAACACTCGTCGGTACATTTCAACCTGTTGAAACTGTTACTTGGAAATCTGGATTAGTGAAATATTTATCAATTATTTTAAACTGACAGAATTttgacattattttaaaaatagaaactaCTGGCATTTAATTCTTGCACGTTAAACCATTTTGTATGTATGTTGAGGGGAGCGTGAGAGAACATGCAACACTGCACATTTCAtctgctttcagctgctctctgcaGCAAGTAGCTGCGCTGGTTTAAACCCAGTTCCTGGCACAACACCCTGAGGATGTGAACTCTAGGTCTTCTGCTTGTTAGGCTAACCAGGACACTGTGGGCCCACTAGTTTCATTCATAGTTATAGTTTAATATGAGAATTTCATTGTAaatgctgtggctgcagtgttAAGAATGGAATGGATGAGTTAAAGTTTATAAACATTTTACTAATGGCAGTCGTTTGAAACTGTGCGCGTGGGTGCTTGCACATATAAACTACTCCAATCATTAAACCAGCTCACTGATCTTCTGTGTTTGGGGCTC
It encodes:
- the rnf166 gene encoding RING finger protein 166 isoform X1, coding for MMAMFRSFVSASSQLRQQQQQPNGGPGSLAAPAESIESQFSCPICLEVYHKPVSIASCAHTFCGECLQPCLQVTSPLCPLCRVPFDPKKVERSSSVEKQLASFKAPCRGCNKKVALVKMRTHIASCSKVQEQMANCPKFVPVVPTSQPIPSNIPNRSTFVCPFCGARNLDQQELVKHCMENHRNDPNKVVCPVCSAMPWGDPSYKSSNFLQHLLHRHKFSYDTFVDYSIDEEAALQAALALSLTEN
- the rnf166 gene encoding RING finger protein 166 isoform X2, whose protein sequence is MMAMFRSFVSASSQLRQQQQQPNGGPGSLAAPAESIESQFSCPICLEVYHKPVSIASCAHTFCGECLQPCLQVTSPLCPLCRVPFDPKKVERSSSVEKQLASFKAPCRGCNKKVALVKMRTHIASCSKVQEQMANCPKFVPVVPTSQPIPRYVQCAQPCRGETPVIRAPTFFSIFSIDTSSHMTRLLTTALMKRQRCKQLWHYH